The sequence TTTCTGCTTAGGGACATGCTGCGATCAGTTCAGCTTGGTGATGGCAACATGCTTTAACAAGTCCGCTACCGATACTTGCATGGCATCTGCAAATGGGGCTGGATATAAACCCATCGCAATCACAGCGATTGCCAACAAGCCGAGCATAAAGAACTCGCGTTTATTAAGATCGCTCATTTCGCTTACGTGTGGATTGGTAATGACGCCAAATATTACGCGCTTGACCAACCACAATGAATACGCAGCGCCGAGAATTAGCGCAGTTGCCGCTAACAGACCGATCCAGAAATTAGCTTTGACTGCGCCCAGGATCACCATGAATTCACCGACAAATCCAGAAGTACCAGGCAACCCGCTGTTGGCTAATGAGAACAAAACAAACAACGCAGCAAACCGTGGCATAACATTTACCAAACCGCCGTATTGCGATATTTCACGTGTATGTAATCGGTCATACATTACACCGATACATAAGAACATTGCCCCTGACACGAAGCCATGGGAAATCATCTGGACGATGCCGCCCTGGACCGCCATATCGTTGAACAGAAAAAATCCGAGGGTCACAAAACCCATGTGCGCGATCGATGAATACGCGACCAGTTTTTTCATGTCGTTTTGAACCAACGCCACCAGTCCGATGTAAATCACCGCAATCAAGGACAGCGTGATCATAAAACCAGACAGGTAGTGACTCGCATCCGGTGCAATAGGCAACGAGAAACGCAAGAAGCCGTAGCCGCCCAGTTTCAACATGATGGCCGCAAGTACCACAGAACCACCGGTCGGCGCTTCAACGTGCGCGTCGGGCAACCAGGTGTGTACCGGCCACATTGGGACTTTGACTGCGAATGCCATCAGGAAAGCCAGGAAAACGTAAATTTGTGCTGGCATCGATAACGGGACCTCATGCCAGGTCAGAATATCAAAGCTTCCGCCAGATACGAAGTACAAATACAGCAACGCAATCAGCATCAACAACGATCCAAAGAACGTGTAAAGGAAAAACTTGATCGCAGCGTAGACACGATTAGCACCACCCCATATACCGATGATGATAAACATCGGCACCAGTGTTGCCTCGAAGAATACGTAGAACAGCATGCCGTCAAGCGCACAAAACACGCCGATCATTACGCCTGACAATATCA is a genomic window of Glaciimonas sp. PAMC28666 containing:
- a CDS encoding NADH-quinone oxidoreductase subunit M, whose protein sequence is MIQSTFPLLSLAIWCPIAFGVLVLAIGRDDNPKMVRWLSLFGALVSLAVTVPLIANFDNSFHGMQFVEKTPWITRFNINYFVGIDGLSLWFIPLTAFINVMVIISAWEVIQKRVAQYMGAFLILSGVMIGVFCALDGMLFYVFFEATLVPMFIIIGIWGGANRVYAAIKFFLYTFFGSLLMLIALLYLYFVSGGSFDILTWHEVPLSMPAQIYVFLAFLMAFAVKVPMWPVHTWLPDAHVEAPTGGSVVLAAIMLKLGGYGFLRFSLPIAPDASHYLSGFMITLSLIAVIYIGLVALVQNDMKKLVAYSSIAHMGFVTLGFFLFNDMAVQGGIVQMISHGFVSGAMFLCIGVMYDRLHTREISQYGGLVNVMPRFAALFVLFSLANSGLPGTSGFVGEFMVILGAVKANFWIGLLAATALILGAAYSLWLVKRVIFGVITNPHVSEMSDLNKREFFMLGLLAIAVIAMGLYPAPFADAMQVSVADLLKHVAITKLN